Below is a genomic region from Miscanthus floridulus cultivar M001 chromosome 1, ASM1932011v1, whole genome shotgun sequence.
CGGCTCCAAGTTGATGTAATGTAACGCTTTCTTTCAGGGGTCAGCGGCGCGGGTGTCGTCTGTGGTGGTTGACGATGCCAGTGGTCGGGTTCCATAACTGCCTGTCATGTGCATCTATCACGTCCCTTGGACTTTCTTGTGCCATATGGTTCCTTTAACTGCGCAGATGTGAATGCCTGACAGCAGAACGGCGCCGTCGACGCCATCCATGAAATGGTGGCTCAGCAGCAGCAGAAGGCAAGTGCCGAAACTAACCGTAGTTATTAGCCAGTAAGATTTCTGAATGAAACATGTGGAGTGCACGTTCTCGGATAGCATATGCTagctccgtcccaaaataagttaCATTTTTACGTTTAGACTCCTTGTTTGACCGTTGGTCTTATTCAATTTTTTTgtgcaaataataaaataaataagtcaCTATTAAAATATCTCTAACAATAAAATAAGTTATAATAAAacaaataatatttatataaattttTTTAATAACGGTCAAACAAAAAGTCTAAAAATAAAAAACGTTACTTATTTTGTGACGGATGGAGTACAGGTATAGTGTATAGTAAGTATATATCTACAACGTTGAAAGAGATAtctaaaattcaagaaatatatCTACAGCGTTTATTTTTTTGACAACATATCTACAACGTTGAATGAAATTAAGAGCAGGCCCCACCCTAGCTAGCCATTTGACCGAACCACAAGAAACGGCGACAGGAAGATCCAAGCACTCTGCTGCTTGCAGGTTTTAGTAGTAGAAATTCTGGGTTGTGGTGTAGGTCTGTCCGAACTGCCACCATCCTGGCACGACGTTGAGGAGCTGGATGTACTGCCCACCTGTGCTGGTCACGGCGAAGCTGAGCCCCTGGCCGACGAGCCCAGCGAGCGCCTGCCAGTTGGCGCCCCAGTTCCTGGACATCTGGATCCACCCCGTGTTGTCGCCTTTCACCCAGGCGGCGCCCACGGAGCCACTGCCCGCGAGGTTCTGGATGTTGACGAGCAGGAAATACTGGGAGCCGGCGATGCTGAAGCGCACGCCGCCGGTGCGCGAGCACTTGACCTGCTGGTACAGGACTGGGATGATGCCGGCGCCGTAGATGCCGATGTTCTCCCACGCCGGCTGCGACATGTCGAAGTGGGGCCGGCCCGGGCCGCACCACCCGCCGTTGGGGAGCGCGTAGTTGGCCGGGCACAGGTTGGTGGCGGACACCGTGATGGAGTAGCCCGGCTTGCAGGACTGGCCGCCCGGACGTGACGTGTCGCAGGTGATGAGGTAGCACTGCCCGCACGACGCGCCGTCGTTGAACAGCGTTGAGCTCAGCGCCGCATTGTTGACGCCGTACCCGGCGTTGTACAGGTTGTCGTACCCGCACGCGCCACCTGCATTGGTACGTGCATGCTCGCAGTTAGCAAAATGTGCATAGCTCTTGCGCTAGAATCAATGGATGCAATGTACAATTATTAAGAGCTTTGCTTACCCATGGTGCCGGAGCCGTCGGGTCCGCCGTAGAACGTGGCGGTGCCGGGAGACCAGCCCGCGGCGGCGAGCGCTAGGCACGCCGAGAAGGCTACGCACAAAATCAGGGACCTGTTCATTTTTACGACTACGATCGAGGTGGATTGGCAATGGAGAGATCAACCGTACAAGTTCTGGACTTGTGCGATGAGATGAGATGCATGGCTTTGGCAGGTCAGTGCTTAAATAGTGGATGATCTAGCTAGCAGTGGAGGGGCAAACCAGAGGAAAGAGAGCGACAACTCACGATAGGTTCGGTGGGGCCGTGGGGATATCGATCGATTAGGGAATGATGGTCGTGCCTTGAGCGCGTCAGAGAGCACCGTACCTTAGGCAGAACAAAGGAAATTCGGGCCGTGTTCCATCGAAGCaagcacatgcatatgtatgcaGGTGCCTCATGCACGACGATAGCTAAGCTCCAAGGCCTGACTTTCGAGCTGGAATTAATCATGGACAATTGCTTTAATAATTTAATTTATCAACGTTTTCATATGCTAATGATTAGCCTATATAATATATAGGTTAGCAAAGAACTATCAACTAACCCGAATTCTTTCCACATTAGTTCGTTGAAACTCTTATCAACGTCGCAACCGCTCCGGAACATCAATTTGTTTTGTTCGTGGCTACCGAGATGTGTCACCGTCACCGATACATGCATCATGTTGTAAGTTGTAACTACCTTAACGCATCAGTCCACGCCTAGCTGTTACTCGCTCCATCCGTTCAGGAATGATAAGCGCattttgatcaaacaaaatagaTTGTGACCCAAATTTATCTTACAATATATGTCTATTGCTAAAAAATCGATGTTACCTTAAAGGCACTACGAACACAAATCTACCGATACAAGTTTTAAGTCCTAAACTCATATATAATTTGATTAATTGTTGATCCAACAAACTTTACAAAACTTGACTTCTACCTGATCAAAGTATATTTGTCATTCTGAACAGGAGTAACTAGAAGGCAGGTACTGATCCAGTGGTGGGGCGGGCGGGGCTCTAGGCCCCCCTACCGCCGCCAGACCCatggagcccccccccccccccccccccccctagccCCCTGCCCCCCAAAATTTTTTTGCCATGGATGGTCCTTGAGTAGAGGCCGAAGTTGTCTAGAGTTTGAAGAAGCCCCCTAACATTTATCCTGGATCTGTCCCTGCTTGCATGAGCTAATTATTGTTATCTAGCGAGCTTTGCCCATTGGAGTTGCTTCTTAATCTATCCGGTAAATAAACAATTTAGGGGTTCGAGTCCATGCAGGTCATGACCTAGTAATGAATGTTCCACTACTCATACTTGTCTATATAATCCACCGCTATTGACAAATTCAGCTAAGCTAGCTTAGATAGACCCTGATGATGAGTTAGTTAGTTAGGGGCATTGCTTGATCATCTTGGATGAATAGATCTAGAAGAATATATGGGTTGTTGAATCAATCATTGAAATGTGCAAGGCCATTCTTGGATGATGTTTTGCTACGATCATGTGCTTTTGTGATCATTTGATTGAATTCCATCCCATCATGAAGGCAATCTGGAGTTAGCGCTTCAGAAAATGGTCGTACCTAAGAACATCATTAATAGCCGTATGTAGAATACTTGTTGGAGTTCACTTCCGGTGGCGTAGGTTGTTGATTTAGCTGATGCTGTGAACCAATTTCGCACTTCATTTCCCAAGTTATTTTAATAACCAATAGGACCATGTGCTTATACTATTATTTTTCCACATATATGGTAGCTCAAGATAGATCAAGGTAGGTATAGCAGACAGTCTTCCATAGCGCATTATACACAGTTGTGCTTTTCACACCTTAAAAAAGAGAGGTAAGATTAAAGTGCAGTGGTCTAATTTTGCAAATACATTAGAAGGGCTGCTTTATAGATTTTGGAGATATTGATTCAATTAACATCTAGGTACAAGACAAAAACTAGGGATCCATCTCAATTAATCAACTTTTTGTTACTTTTGCTCATAAGACACATCACGCTACATTCACATATTTTGTTATCTTTGTGATAATTTGCTTTGCAGTTTTAGAGTTTAGTATTACTAATAACTTATTGCACTACAATTCTACAAAGATATTAAAATTACTGATTATGTCAATTccaacacaagaagacaaagtttATACTAGTAGTTCAGAACCAAAACCATTAACGAATGTGTAATATATGAATTCAAGTGTTTCCCTTAGATTTTTGAGATCCTCTATAGTATTTGTCTTAAGTGGTGATGAACCTTTGATGTAGCACTCTTATGTCTCTTTTAACATATATCCCCACAAGGGTGTATCTAGTAGGGAAGCTCCTTACAGGTTAACATCTTGAAAAAACATCATACAAGCAGAGTGTGTCAAGTCACATGCAAAACAtgggtaatttttttttttttgcataactccttatattttccaataaaaaggCTTCAAAAaaattgtcggggacctaatactggggtactcAAAGAGGAGGAGTTAATAACGTCAGACGTTAATGGTTCCGAACAGACAAGAACgcagctacacttcttgcccaaacgactgaagattggctccgccttgcccgacgtctgagggcaggctccgcctcgaccgacatctgggggcaggctccgcctcgcccgacgtccgaaggctaggctccgcctcacccgacgtctagggcaggcttcgcctcgcccgatgtccgagggctaggctccgcatCGCCCGATGTGccaggctagctccgcctcgcctgacgtctgagggcaggctctgcctcgcccgacatctgagggctgggCTCCGCCTTGCACGACATCccgggtagactccgcctcgcccgacattcgAGGgcagggcttcgcctcgccctacgtccgagggctggctccgcctcacccaacgttcgagggcagactccgcctcgcctgacgtctatgCGCTACTCCTTCATAAGTATGCGTGCAGATAAGgcgggacactcaagtcaaccgcaatatcgaggaccataccctgcacgcctacagcgaagtaccattaggatatgactagacaggcgctttaagcccttccaggcatgtcagggcccaaacagtgttgtgggcgccgacatttgtcctacagtgttatgggcgccgacatttgccctcgGACAGGAATCCTGACAgaaacatacgacaaccgctatggtccaagaaggaaactcatgtcatctacagtaaggaacgtggggcctctacgccgtctgctccccatagggtcacGGCTCGGCACCCTGGTGCGCCGCACCGCCCGCCGgagtgggatgggacgtgaccacttgccgaATGAAGCCAGAGCATGGTCCTATCAGGATCAGTGAACGTGCCATCActggcaccgtctgccatgtcagcagggtaggctcaaaggagaaggaagacccgacaccttcgaaggaccttctctgcctcagtttttcctctttctcccatctgtattccctgctcccccttggtctataaaagggagggcagggcaccccactaagaggacggatcaattcaacacacaacgcatcacataacacacagctaagcagcaaccaagctcttggcatcattttgacctttccattagagacttgggacctgtccctctctcgaccgtttgtaccctctactatgaacctttcagtgctaataatacAAGCAGCAGcatcaaactggacgtagggacattctgccctaACCAGTCtgaaccttgtgtcttttagcatacCTTCTGGGcccaacgcgcaacaaatataaatttactagttggtgtttattcgaaacaccgacagttcacacgccaggtaggggacctttgtgcATTCcaacattaacatcaggccatggatggctagccacggaaTCAGCTGGGTCCTAAGCGCACACGTGCGCTTTAGGAACTTAGACTTCaacatcacggtgggaggagagttagcattggctcacgccgccatccaatctctgccctccatcggcctcaactatGAGAGGCTTTAGCACCAGCTCGGTGTCTCCCTAGGACCCCAGCAGTCTAGGCAGGACCAGCACCGCCTCACCCTTTCCGATGCCAATGACACGGTGCGGTTTGCCGGAGGAGGATCCCACTCTCTGGAACCCCACAtacggagcgccccgatagcGCTTCCGTTCGGTCTTCGCAACActgcggcgaccgttagccaccttatggCACGATGCATGGTCCTGCCGCCCGCGAACAAtgagttcgtgggggtgatcgaacacgtcacagaatctctccacaacctcctcacagaggagccGGGGTcgtcctctggctctgactctagcagggggagcatTACCCctctcgggaatgcttcatgactgGTACCTCTGAAGGACATGTCAAAAGCGTCCccatggaggaggctaccccgatggGCAACCTCGGCGATGAAACCGAAGGggagacagtggccccacctcgcatgggcatggagcagctgaaagcccgaTAGAGGGAGATCGAGGAAGTGCGA
It encodes:
- the LOC136488501 gene encoding expansin-A31-like, which translates into the protein MNRSLILCVAFSACLALAAAGWSPGTATFYGGPDGSGTMGGACGYDNLYNAGYGVNNAALSSTLFNDGASCGQCYLITCDTSRPGGQSCKPGYSITVSATNLCPANYALPNGGWCGPGRPHFDMSQPAWENIGIYGAGIIPVLYQQVKCSRTGGVRFSIAGSQYFLLVNIQNLAGSGSVGAAWVKGDNTGWIQMSRNWGANWQALAGLVGQGLSFAVTSTGGQYIQLLNVVPGWWQFGQTYTTTQNFYY